The following are encoded together in the Phaseolus vulgaris cultivar G19833 chromosome 9, P. vulgaris v2.0, whole genome shotgun sequence genome:
- the LOC137820738 gene encoding uncharacterized protein isoform X1, which translates to MGGVTSSMAAKLAFFPPNPPSYRLVKEEATGLLLMDPFPHRENVEVLRFPNRRGTEIVAVYVRHPTAKSTVLYSHGNAADIGQMYELFVELSIHLRVNLIGYDYSGYGQSSGKPSEHNTYADIEAAYKYLEENYGAKQEDIILYGQSVGSGPTLDLASRLPRLRAVVLHSPILSGLRVMYPVKRTYWFDIYKNIDKIPLVKCPVLVIHGTADEVVDCSHGKQLWELCQQKYEPLWLKGGNHCNLELYPEYLRHLRKFISSVEKPPSQRVSFRRSVDRVEQSRGSTDCFETPRKSTDQRDKPRKSTDRTEKMKFHEFKFNNTEKLEKIRVQFDQMERSRRSVEYNDKSRSIEFQDKSRRSVDVQFERPRKSIDWLDRIR; encoded by the exons atgggAGGTGTGACTTCTTCAATGGCGGCGAAGTTGGCGTTCTTCCCTCCGAATCCACCGTCGTATAGGCTGGTCAAGGAGGAGGCCACGGGGCTGCTGCTCATGGACCCTTTCCCGCACCGCGAGAACGTGGAGGTTCTCCGCTTCCCCAACCGCCGTGGCACGGAGATCGTCGCCGTCTACGTTCGCCATCCCACCGCCAAGTCTACCGTCCTTTACTCCCACGGCAATGCCGCCGATATTGGTCAGATGTACGAGCTCTTCGTAGAGTTGAGCATCCACCTCCGCGTCAATCTCATCGG ATATGATTACTCTGGCTATGGACAGTCATCAGGAAAG CCAAGTGAGCATAATACTTATGCTGACATTGAAGCTGCATATAAGTATCTTGAAGAGAACTATGGTGCTAAGCAGGAAGACATCATCCTTTATGGTCAATCTGTTGGAAGCGGTCCTACTTTGGATCTTGCTTCCCGTTTACCCCGACTAAGGGCTGTTGTTCTCCACAGTCCTATACTATCAGGACTGAGAGTCATGTACCCTGTGAAACGGACATACTGGTTTGACATTTATAAG AACATCGATAAAATTCCATTGGTGAAGTGTCCGGTACTAGTAATTCAT GGAACTGCTGATGAGGTTGTTGATTGCTCTCATGGCAAGCAGTTGTGGGAGCTGTGCCAACAGAAATATGAACCTTTATGGCTCAAAGGAGGAAATCACTGTAATTTGGAACTCTATCCTGAATATTTACGACATCTCAGAAAATTCATATCCTCGGTGGAGAAGCCACCATCCCAAAGAGTGAGTTTCAGGAGAAGTGTAGATAGAGTTGAACAATCCAGAGGAAGTACCGATTGCTTTGAAACACCGAGGAAGAGTACCGATCAGAGGGACAAACCAAGGAAAAGCACTGATAGGAcagaaaaaatgaaatttcatGAATTCAAATTCAATAATACTGAAAAGTTAGAAAAGATAAGAGTCCAATTTGATCAGATGGAGAGGTCACGAAGAAGCGTAGAGTACAATGATAAATCAAGAAGCATTGAGTTCCAAGATAAATCCAGGAGAAGTGTTGATGTTCAGTTTGAGAGGCCACGGAAGAGCATTGATTGGCTGGATAGAATTCGTTAA
- the LOC137820738 gene encoding uncharacterized protein isoform X2, with protein MGGVTSSMAAKLAFFPPNPPSYRLVKEEATGLLLMDPFPHRENVEVLRFPNRRGTEIVAVYVRHPTAKSTVLYSHGNAADIGQMYELFVELSIHLRVNLIGYDYSGYGQSSGKPSEHNTYADIEAAYKYLEENYGAKQEDIILYGQSVGSGPTLDLASRLPRLRAVVLHSPILSGLRVMYPVKRTYWFDIYKNIDKIPLVKCPVLVIHMRLLIALMASSCGSCANRNMNLYGSKEEITVIWNSILNIYDISENSYPRWRSHHPKE; from the exons atgggAGGTGTGACTTCTTCAATGGCGGCGAAGTTGGCGTTCTTCCCTCCGAATCCACCGTCGTATAGGCTGGTCAAGGAGGAGGCCACGGGGCTGCTGCTCATGGACCCTTTCCCGCACCGCGAGAACGTGGAGGTTCTCCGCTTCCCCAACCGCCGTGGCACGGAGATCGTCGCCGTCTACGTTCGCCATCCCACCGCCAAGTCTACCGTCCTTTACTCCCACGGCAATGCCGCCGATATTGGTCAGATGTACGAGCTCTTCGTAGAGTTGAGCATCCACCTCCGCGTCAATCTCATCGG ATATGATTACTCTGGCTATGGACAGTCATCAGGAAAG CCAAGTGAGCATAATACTTATGCTGACATTGAAGCTGCATATAAGTATCTTGAAGAGAACTATGGTGCTAAGCAGGAAGACATCATCCTTTATGGTCAATCTGTTGGAAGCGGTCCTACTTTGGATCTTGCTTCCCGTTTACCCCGACTAAGGGCTGTTGTTCTCCACAGTCCTATACTATCAGGACTGAGAGTCATGTACCCTGTGAAACGGACATACTGGTTTGACATTTATAAG AACATCGATAAAATTCCATTGGTGAAGTGTCCGGTACTAGTAATTCAT ATGAGGTTGTTGATTGCTCTCATGGCAAGCAGTTGTGGGAGCTGTGCCAACAGAAATATGAACCTTTATGGCTCAAAGGAGGAAATCACTGTAATTTGGAACTCTATCCTGAATATTTACGACATCTCAGAAAATTCATATCCTCGGTGGAGAAGCCACCATCCCAAAGAGTGA